Proteins from one Malania oleifera isolate guangnan ecotype guangnan chromosome 4, ASM2987363v1, whole genome shotgun sequence genomic window:
- the LOC131153032 gene encoding acyl carrier protein 1, chloroplastic-like codes for MASFSASSISMHSRPRPSHQSLASTTVSGSKSVSFSNQGRGMSFRMRPLVSRFRVSCAAKPETVDKVCAIVRKQLALPDDSPVTGESKFASLGADSLDTVEIVMGLEEEFSISVEEESAQSIATVQDAADLIEKLIEKKSA; via the exons atgGCGAGTTTTTCAGCTTCGTCGATCTCAATGCACTCCCGTCCTCGCCCTTCGCATCAGAGCTTg GCAAGCACCACAGTATCTGGTTCGAAGTCAGTTTCATTTTCTAATCAAGGAAGAGGCATGTCATTTAGGATGCGCCCACTTGTGTCTCGCTTTCGGGTTTCTTGTGCT GCCAAACCAGAGACAGTGGACAAGGTGTGCGCAATAGTTCGGAAACAACTGGCTCTACCAGATGACTCGCCAGTTACTGGTGAATCAAAATTTGCATCTCTTGGTGCTGATTCACTTGATACG GTTGAGATCGTGATGGGACTGGAGGAGGAATTCAGTATCAGTGTGGAAGAGGAGAGTGCCCAGAGCATCGCAACTGTTCAAGATGCCGCAGATCTCATTGAGAAGCTCATTGAGAAAAAGAGTGCTTAG